A single window of Kitasatospora sp. HUAS MG31 DNA harbors:
- a CDS encoding YqgE/AlgH family protein produces the protein MTPAPSHTGRLLVATPHLTDPNFARAVVLLLDHDAQGALGVVLNRPTPVEVASVLDGWADLAGQPPVVFQGGPVALDSALAIAVVPGEEGHAEPLGWRRVHGAIGLVDLEAPPEVLAGELGGLRVFAGYSGWSPGQLEAEIAEGAWYLVDCESGDVFSPDPARLWRSVLRRQRGPLALLATYPDDPTMN, from the coding sequence ATGACCCCGGCCCCCTCGCACACCGGCCGACTGCTCGTCGCGACGCCCCACCTCACCGACCCGAACTTCGCGCGGGCCGTCGTCCTGCTGCTCGACCACGACGCCCAGGGCGCGCTCGGCGTGGTGCTCAACCGTCCCACACCGGTCGAGGTCGCCAGTGTGCTGGACGGCTGGGCCGACCTGGCCGGGCAGCCGCCGGTGGTCTTCCAGGGCGGCCCGGTGGCGCTGGACTCGGCCCTGGCCATCGCCGTGGTCCCCGGTGAGGAGGGTCACGCCGAGCCGCTCGGCTGGCGCCGGGTGCACGGCGCGATCGGGCTGGTCGACCTGGAGGCCCCGCCCGAGGTGCTGGCCGGGGAGCTGGGGGGCCTGCGGGTCTTCGCCGGGTACTCGGGCTGGTCCCCGGGCCAGCTGGAGGCCGAGATCGCCGAGGGCGCCTGGTACCTGGTCGACTGCGAGAGCGGCGACGTGTTCTCCCCCGACCCGGCCCGGCTGTGGCGGTCCGTGCTGCGCCGCCAGCGCGGCCCGCTGGCGCTGCTGGCCACGTACCCGGACGACCCGACGATGAACTGA
- a CDS encoding beta-N-acetylhexosaminidase, with protein sequence MDLIPAPNRVQARPDSESGPWNPRLTPTTRIAAEDGAQGVARWLRSELAAATGFTFDACTLEEGRRSARTIELRFDPQLRADRGREAYAISVNEYGVFLRGGGRPGLFYAAQTLRQLLGPQAYRRAPLPGAAWVLPMGEIQDAPRFGWRGVLLDVARHFLPKSDVLRFIDLIAAHKLNVLHLHLTDDQGWRIEIERHPRLTEVGAWRERSMVGFRAAGRHDDRPHGGYYTRDDLREIVAYAAKRHVTVVPEIDLPGHSQAAVAAYPELGNTDVVDTAALGVWTDWGINPNVLNVSEETLRFFEGVLEEVLEIFPSEYVHLGGDECPKDQWRASPAAQARIKELGLADEDELQSWFIRHFDRWLADRGRRLIGWDEILEGGLPPHAAVSSWRGYEGGVAAARAGHAVVMCPEQHVYLDHRQAPGSDEPIPVGTVRTLEDVYRFEPVPPELAEAEDGGAAARVIGTQANLWTEFMDDARDVDYRAFPRLAAFAEVAWSDLPRDPAERDYADFERRMAAHYPRLDALGVDYRRPDGPRPWQRRPGVLGRPAD encoded by the coding sequence ATGGACCTCATCCCCGCCCCGAACCGCGTCCAGGCCCGCCCCGACTCGGAGAGCGGGCCGTGGAACCCCCGGCTCACCCCGACCACCAGGATCGCGGCCGAGGACGGCGCCCAGGGCGTGGCCCGCTGGCTCCGCTCCGAGCTGGCCGCGGCCACCGGCTTCACCTTCGACGCCTGCACCCTGGAGGAGGGCCGGCGCAGCGCCCGGACCATCGAACTCCGCTTCGACCCGCAGCTGCGCGCCGACCGGGGCCGTGAGGCGTACGCGATCTCGGTCAACGAGTACGGGGTCTTCCTGCGCGGCGGCGGGCGGCCCGGCCTGTTCTACGCCGCCCAGACCCTGCGGCAGCTGCTCGGCCCGCAGGCCTACCGCAGGGCCCCGCTGCCCGGCGCCGCGTGGGTGCTGCCGATGGGCGAGATCCAGGACGCGCCCCGGTTCGGCTGGCGCGGGGTGCTGCTCGACGTGGCCCGGCACTTCCTGCCCAAGTCCGACGTGCTGCGGTTCATCGACCTGATCGCCGCGCACAAGCTCAACGTCCTGCACCTGCACCTCACCGACGACCAGGGCTGGCGGATCGAGATCGAACGCCACCCCCGGCTCACCGAGGTCGGCGCCTGGCGCGAGCGCTCCATGGTCGGCTTCCGCGCCGCCGGCCGCCACGACGACCGCCCGCACGGCGGCTACTACACCCGCGACGACCTGCGCGAGATCGTCGCGTACGCCGCCAAGCGGCACGTCACCGTCGTCCCCGAGATCGACCTGCCCGGCCACTCCCAGGCCGCCGTCGCCGCCTACCCCGAACTCGGCAACACCGACGTGGTGGACACCGCCGCGCTCGGCGTCTGGACGGACTGGGGGATCAACCCCAACGTGCTGAACGTCTCCGAGGAGACCCTGCGGTTCTTCGAGGGCGTCCTGGAGGAGGTCCTGGAGATCTTCCCCTCGGAGTACGTCCACCTCGGCGGCGACGAGTGCCCCAAGGACCAGTGGCGGGCCAGCCCCGCCGCCCAGGCCCGGATCAAGGAGCTCGGCCTGGCCGACGAGGACGAGCTGCAGAGCTGGTTCATCCGGCACTTCGACCGCTGGCTCGCCGACCGCGGCCGCCGCCTGATCGGCTGGGACGAGATCCTGGAGGGCGGCCTCCCGCCCCACGCGGCGGTCTCCTCCTGGCGCGGCTACGAGGGCGGCGTGGCCGCCGCCCGGGCCGGCCACGCGGTGGTGATGTGCCCCGAGCAGCACGTCTACCTCGACCACCGGCAGGCCCCCGGGTCCGACGAGCCGATCCCGGTCGGCACCGTCCGCACCCTGGAGGACGTGTACCGCTTCGAACCCGTCCCGCCGGAGCTGGCGGAGGCGGAGGACGGCGGGGCCGCCGCCCGCGTCATCGGCACCCAGGCCAATCTGTGGACCGAGTTCATGGACGACGCCCGCGACGTCGACTACCGTGCCTTTCCCCGGCTCGCCGCCTTCGCCGAGGTCGCCTGGTCCGACCTCCCGAGGGACCCGGCCGAACGGGACTACGCCGACTTCGAACGCCGGATGGCAGCCCACTACCCCCGCCTCGACGCCCTCGGCGTCGACTACCGCCGCCCCGACGGACCCCGCCCCTGGCAACGGCGACCCGGGGTGCTCGGCCGCCCGGCCGACTGA
- the murA gene encoding UDP-N-acetylglucosamine 1-carboxyvinyltransferase: MTDDVLLVHGGNPLEGEIQIRGAKNLVPKAMVAALLGQGPSRLRNVPDIRDVKVVRGLLQLHGVTVRTGDEDGELILDPSHVESANVADIDAHAGSSRIPILFCGPLLHRLGHAFIPGLGGCDIGGRPVDFHFEVLRQFGASIEKHPQGTYLVAPQRLRGTRIELPYPSVGATEQVLLTAVLAEGVTELRNAAIEPEIVDLICVLQKMGAIISMGTDRTILITGVDELDGYNHKALPDRLEAASWACAALATKGDIYVRGADQIPMMTFLNTFRKVGGAFEIDDEGIRFWHPGGELKAIALETAVHPGFQTDWQQPLVVALTQASGLSIVHETVYESRLGFTGALNQMGAHIQLYRECLGGTPCRFGARNFKHSAVVSGPSKLIGSELVIPDLRGGFSYLIAALAAEGTSTVHGIDLINRGYENFMDKLRDLGAHVELPSAEPVEA; the protein is encoded by the coding sequence ATGACCGACGACGTCCTGCTGGTCCACGGCGGAAACCCGCTCGAAGGCGAGATCCAGATCCGCGGTGCCAAGAACCTGGTCCCCAAGGCCATGGTCGCCGCCCTGCTCGGCCAGGGCCCCAGCCGGCTGCGCAACGTCCCGGACATCCGTGACGTCAAGGTGGTCCGCGGCCTCCTGCAGCTGCACGGCGTGACCGTGCGCACCGGCGACGAGGACGGCGAGCTGATCCTCGACCCGTCCCACGTGGAGAGCGCGAACGTCGCCGACATCGACGCGCACGCCGGCTCCTCGCGCATCCCGATCCTGTTCTGCGGCCCGCTGCTGCACCGCCTCGGCCACGCCTTCATCCCGGGCCTGGGCGGCTGCGACATCGGCGGCCGGCCGGTCGACTTCCACTTCGAGGTGCTCCGCCAGTTCGGCGCCTCCATCGAGAAGCACCCGCAGGGCACCTACCTGGTCGCCCCGCAGCGGCTGCGCGGCACCAGGATCGAGCTGCCCTACCCCTCGGTCGGCGCGACCGAGCAGGTGCTGCTCACCGCCGTCCTCGCCGAGGGCGTCACCGAGCTGCGCAACGCGGCCATCGAGCCGGAGATCGTCGACCTGATCTGCGTGCTGCAGAAGATGGGCGCGATCATCTCGATGGGGACCGACCGGACCATCCTGATCACGGGTGTGGACGAGCTCGACGGCTACAACCACAAGGCGCTGCCGGACCGCCTGGAGGCGGCCTCCTGGGCCTGCGCGGCGCTGGCCACCAAGGGCGACATCTACGTCCGCGGCGCCGACCAGATCCCGATGATGACCTTCCTCAACACCTTCCGGAAGGTCGGCGGCGCCTTCGAGATCGACGACGAGGGCATCCGGTTCTGGCACCCGGGCGGCGAGCTCAAGGCGATCGCCCTGGAGACCGCCGTGCACCCGGGCTTCCAGACCGACTGGCAGCAGCCGCTGGTGGTCGCGCTGACCCAGGCCAGCGGCCTGTCGATCGTCCACGAGACGGTGTACGAGTCCCGGCTGGGCTTCACGGGCGCGCTGAACCAGATGGGCGCGCACATCCAGCTCTACCGCGAGTGCCTGGGCGGCACGCCCTGCCGGTTCGGCGCCCGCAACTTCAAGCACTCGGCCGTGGTCTCCGGCCCGTCCAAGCTGATCGGCTCCGAACTGGTCATCCCGGACCTGCGCGGCGGGTTCTCGTACCTGATCGCGGCGCTGGCCGCCGAGGGCACCTCCACCGTGCACGGCATCGACCTGATCAACCGCGGCTACGAGAACTTCATGGACAAGCTCCGTGACCTCGGCGCCCACGTGGAGCTCCCCAGCGCGGAGCCCGTCGAGGCCTGA
- a CDS encoding HU family DNA-binding protein, which produces MNRSELVAALAERAEVTRKDADAVLAAFAEITGEVVAKGDEKVTIPGFLTFERTLRAARTARNPQTGDPIQIPAGFSVKVSAGSKLKEAAKGK; this is translated from the coding sequence ATGAACCGCAGTGAGCTGGTGGCCGCGCTGGCCGAGCGCGCCGAGGTGACCCGCAAGGACGCCGACGCCGTTCTGGCTGCCTTCGCCGAGATCACGGGCGAGGTCGTCGCCAAGGGCGACGAGAAGGTCACCATCCCCGGTTTCCTGACCTTCGAGCGCACCCTGCGCGCTGCCCGCACCGCCCGCAACCCGCAGACCGGCGACCCGATCCAGATCCCGGCCGGGTTCAGCGTCAAGGTCAGCGCCGGCTCGAAGCTCAAGGAAGCCGCCAAGGGCAAGTGA
- a CDS encoding 2Fe-2S iron-sulfur cluster-binding protein yields the protein MTDDLMGGDPLGVDVRPCASYTLRVNGFERPVTDAWIGESLLYVLRERLGLAGAKGGCEQGECGACSIQVDGQLVAGCLVPAALAADSEISTVEGLSENGPSDVQQALAESGAVQCGYCTPGLAMAVHDLLQRNHRPTEVEARQALCGNLCRCTGYRGVLAAVQTVADTREAALEAELAAAEAAAEAAGGSAADAQTAQDAAVPGDPAGAGAAGAAAGAAGVAGVAGVAGIATEQSVADLPLAGELPLYADSELWHEAAQPYPDQPTSAGAGVYEPAAYQPDEGWTAYNPTPPHGTVYDPSYETGSYPVVPPQPTGYDAAGYQTGSFPQVSYDTGSYPVPGYDPTGYETAGYEPAPAHGTAHDGQPHDITPAHGTYIPAPQHGTAYDGTTPAHGIRLPEDDHA from the coding sequence GTGACGGACGACCTCATGGGTGGCGACCCGCTGGGCGTGGACGTACGGCCCTGCGCCTCGTACACGCTCCGCGTCAACGGCTTCGAACGGCCGGTCACCGACGCGTGGATCGGCGAGAGCCTGCTGTACGTGCTGCGCGAGCGCCTCGGCCTGGCCGGCGCCAAGGGCGGCTGCGAGCAGGGCGAGTGCGGCGCCTGCTCGATCCAGGTCGACGGCCAGCTGGTGGCCGGCTGCCTGGTGCCCGCCGCGCTCGCCGCCGACAGCGAGATCTCCACCGTCGAGGGCCTCTCCGAGAACGGCCCCAGCGACGTCCAGCAGGCCCTCGCCGAGTCCGGCGCCGTGCAGTGCGGCTACTGCACCCCCGGCCTCGCCATGGCGGTCCACGACCTGCTCCAGCGCAACCACCGCCCCACCGAGGTGGAGGCCCGCCAGGCGCTCTGCGGCAACCTCTGCCGCTGCACCGGCTACCGGGGCGTGCTGGCCGCCGTCCAGACCGTCGCCGACACCCGCGAGGCGGCCCTGGAGGCCGAGCTCGCGGCGGCCGAGGCCGCCGCGGAGGCGGCCGGCGGGTCCGCCGCCGACGCCCAGACCGCGCAGGACGCCGCCGTTCCGGGCGACCCCGCCGGTGCGGGTGCCGCTGGTGCTGCTGCCGGTGCGGCCGGGGTGGCAGGGGTGGCCGGTGTGGCCGGGATCGCCACCGAGCAGTCCGTCGCCGACCTCCCGCTGGCCGGCGAACTCCCGCTCTACGCCGACTCCGAGCTCTGGCACGAGGCCGCCCAGCCCTACCCCGACCAGCCCACCTCGGCCGGCGCCGGCGTCTACGAGCCCGCCGCCTACCAGCCCGACGAGGGCTGGACCGCGTACAACCCCACACCTCCGCACGGCACCGTCTACGACCCCTCCTACGAGACCGGCTCGTACCCCGTCGTGCCCCCGCAGCCCACCGGCTACGACGCCGCCGGCTACCAGACCGGCAGCTTCCCCCAGGTGAGCTACGACACCGGCAGCTACCCGGTCCCCGGCTACGACCCCACCGGGTACGAGACCGCCGGCTACGAGCCCGCCCCCGCGCACGGCACCGCCCACGACGGACAGCCGCACGACATCACCCCGGCCCACGGCACGTACATCCCCGCGCCCCAGCACGGCACGGCGTACGACGGCACCACCCCCGCCCACGGCATCCGGCTCCCCGAGGACGACCACGCATGA
- a CDS encoding DUF3039 domain-containing protein: protein MSTLEPERGLGTGTLVEPVPQVSHGDGDHERFAHYVQKDKIMESALSGSPVVALCGKVWVPGRDPKKYPVCPMCKEIFDGLHSEQGDEGKGKN from the coding sequence ATGAGCACTCTTGAGCCCGAGCGCGGCCTCGGCACCGGCACCCTGGTCGAGCCCGTCCCGCAGGTGTCGCACGGAGACGGCGACCACGAGCGCTTCGCCCACTACGTCCAGAAGGACAAGATCATGGAGAGCGCGCTCTCCGGCTCTCCCGTGGTGGCGTTGTGCGGCAAGGTCTGGGTGCCCGGCCGCGACCCGAAGAAGTACCCGGTCTGTCCGATGTGCAAGGAGATCTTCGACGGCCTCCACTCGGAGCAGGGCGACGAGGGCAAGGGCAAGAACTGA
- a CDS encoding FAD binding domain-containing protein: MLPASVDEAVEALAATPGAVPVAGATDLMEAVNAGRLRPAALIGLGRITELRGWRYEDGGTAVLGAGLTHARMDRPDFAALIPALADAARTAGPPQVRNVGTLGGNIATAAPTGDTLPVLAALEAGATLARAGSTREVPISHLLTGLDPLRPGELLTWIRVPLLHAPQVFLKSTGRSGPARANASVAVVLDPARRAVRCAVGAVAPVPLRPLEAEAWVAGCIDWDARGEEGAVPIDPAALAAFGDYVAGACVPDGMPDPTGEGPGTAVLRLRRTVAVLARRALGRALK, translated from the coding sequence ATGCTGCCGGCCTCGGTCGACGAGGCCGTCGAGGCGCTGGCCGCCACGCCCGGCGCGGTCCCGGTGGCCGGCGCCACCGACCTGATGGAGGCCGTCAACGCCGGACGGCTCCGCCCCGCCGCGCTGATCGGCCTCGGCCGGATCACCGAACTGCGCGGCTGGCGCTACGAGGACGGCGGCACCGCCGTCCTCGGCGCCGGACTCACCCACGCCCGGATGGACCGCCCCGACTTCGCGGCCCTGATCCCCGCCCTCGCCGACGCCGCCCGCACCGCCGGACCCCCGCAGGTCCGCAACGTCGGCACCCTCGGCGGCAACATCGCCACCGCCGCCCCCACCGGCGACACCCTCCCCGTGCTCGCCGCCCTGGAGGCCGGCGCCACCCTCGCCCGGGCCGGCAGCACCCGCGAGGTCCCGATCAGCCACCTGCTCACCGGCCTCGACCCGCTGCGCCCCGGCGAGCTGCTCACCTGGATCCGCGTCCCGCTGCTGCACGCCCCCCAGGTCTTCCTCAAGTCCACCGGCCGCAGCGGCCCCGCCCGCGCCAACGCCTCCGTCGCCGTCGTCCTCGACCCCGCCCGCCGCGCCGTCCGCTGCGCCGTGGGTGCCGTCGCCCCCGTACCGCTGCGGCCGCTGGAGGCCGAGGCCTGGGTGGCCGGCTGCATCGACTGGGACGCCCGCGGCGAGGAGGGTGCGGTCCCCATCGACCCCGCCGCCCTCGCCGCCTTCGGCGACTACGTGGCCGGGGCCTGCGTCCCCGACGGCATGCCCGACCCGACGGGCGAGGGGCCGGGCACGGCCGTCCTGCGGCTGCGGCGTACGGTAGCGGTGCTGGCCCGCCGGGCACTGGGAAGGGCGCTGAAGTGA
- a CDS encoding xanthine dehydrogenase family protein molybdopterin-binding subunit, translating into MTSPADETATAEPFGLGSSPLRTDALPKALGIYPYAADLWAEGLLWGAVLRSPHPHARIVRIDTSAALALPGVHAVVTAADLPPGPDGTPDGAPHGPIVADRPVLASGVVRHHGEPVAAVAADHPDTARLAAASILVEYEVLEAVTDPEAAFNAPPLHPDGNLFRHVPLRTGDQEAVGEIIVEGLYQVGRQDPAPIGAEAGLAVPRPDGGVELHLSTTDPHGDRDRAATCLGLEPDRVRVVVTGVPGATADREDLSFQVTLALLALRTGRPVKMTLTREESFQTHTTRHPALLRYRHHADAEGRLVKVEAQILLDGGAYADVSAEALAAAVAFSVGPYTCPNVLVDAWAVRTNNPPAGRMRGEGALQTCFAYESQLDQLAARVGVDPLEIRRRNAMATGDPLPTGQAVTCPAPVAGLLDALAEFPLPALPVDDPEADWLLPGGPGGAGDPAAVRRGIGYAVGMVHMLGAEGEDEVSTATVRVSGDHATVICAAVDSGQGFATLARQIVQSTLGVSEVYVAPVDSDQPAAGPSARGRHTWVSGGAVERAALMVRHQMLQPIAADFGMSVELLTISDGKITSYDGVLGMPVEEALEGRELWATAQCRPHPTEPLDDAGQGDAFVSIAYCAMRAVVDVDIELGAVRVVDVTVAQDVGRALNPRQIEDRIEAGVAQGVGLALLEDLRIEGGRPVNPSLTGYRLPTSLDTPDIRIAALVEERDVVATFGAKAVSAPPAVVAPAAVAAAVRAATGLPVGRLPIPPEDAIVG; encoded by the coding sequence ATGACCTCGCCCGCAGACGAGACGGCCACCGCCGAGCCGTTCGGCCTGGGCAGCTCCCCGCTGCGCACCGACGCCCTCCCCAAGGCCCTCGGCATCTACCCCTACGCCGCCGACCTCTGGGCCGAGGGCCTGCTCTGGGGCGCCGTGCTGCGCTCCCCCCACCCGCACGCCCGGATCGTCCGGATCGACACCTCGGCCGCCCTGGCCCTGCCCGGCGTGCACGCCGTGGTCACCGCCGCCGACCTCCCCCCGGGCCCCGACGGCACCCCCGACGGCGCCCCGCACGGCCCGATCGTCGCCGACCGCCCGGTGCTCGCCTCCGGCGTGGTCCGCCACCACGGCGAACCGGTCGCCGCGGTCGCCGCCGACCACCCCGACACCGCCCGGCTCGCCGCCGCCTCCATCCTCGTCGAGTACGAGGTGCTGGAGGCCGTCACCGACCCCGAGGCCGCCTTCAACGCCCCGCCGCTGCACCCCGACGGCAACCTCTTCCGGCACGTCCCGCTGCGCACCGGCGACCAGGAGGCGGTCGGCGAGATCATCGTCGAGGGCCTCTACCAGGTCGGCCGCCAGGACCCGGCCCCGATCGGCGCCGAGGCCGGCCTCGCCGTGCCCCGCCCCGACGGCGGCGTGGAGCTCCACCTCTCCACCACCGACCCGCACGGCGACCGCGACCGCGCCGCCACCTGCCTCGGCCTGGAGCCCGACCGGGTCCGCGTCGTGGTCACCGGTGTGCCCGGCGCCACCGCCGACCGCGAGGACCTCTCCTTCCAGGTCACCCTCGCCCTGCTCGCCCTGCGCACCGGACGCCCGGTGAAGATGACCCTCACCCGCGAGGAGTCCTTCCAGACCCACACCACCCGCCACCCCGCCCTGCTGCGCTACCGGCACCACGCCGACGCCGAGGGCCGGCTGGTCAAGGTGGAGGCCCAGATCCTGCTGGACGGCGGCGCCTACGCCGACGTCTCCGCCGAGGCCCTGGCCGCCGCCGTGGCCTTCTCGGTCGGCCCGTACACCTGCCCCAACGTCCTGGTCGACGCCTGGGCGGTGCGCACCAACAACCCGCCGGCCGGCCGGATGCGCGGCGAAGGCGCCCTGCAGACCTGCTTCGCGTACGAGAGCCAGCTCGACCAGCTGGCCGCCCGGGTCGGCGTGGACCCGCTGGAGATCCGCCGCCGCAACGCCATGGCCACCGGCGACCCGCTGCCCACCGGCCAGGCGGTCACCTGCCCCGCGCCCGTCGCCGGACTGCTGGACGCGCTCGCCGAGTTCCCGCTGCCCGCGCTGCCGGTGGACGACCCGGAGGCCGACTGGCTGCTGCCCGGCGGCCCGGGCGGCGCCGGCGACCCGGCCGCCGTCCGGCGCGGCATCGGCTACGCCGTCGGCATGGTCCACATGCTCGGCGCCGAGGGCGAGGACGAGGTCTCCACCGCGACCGTCCGGGTCAGCGGCGACCACGCCACCGTGATCTGCGCCGCCGTCGACTCCGGCCAGGGCTTCGCCACCCTCGCCCGGCAGATCGTGCAGTCCACCCTGGGCGTCAGCGAGGTGTACGTCGCCCCCGTGGACAGCGACCAGCCCGCGGCCGGCCCCTCCGCCCGCGGCCGGCACACCTGGGTGTCGGGCGGCGCCGTGGAGCGCGCCGCGCTGATGGTCCGGCACCAGATGCTCCAGCCGATCGCCGCCGACTTCGGCATGTCGGTGGAGCTGCTGACCATCTCCGACGGCAAGATCACCTCCTACGACGGGGTGCTCGGCATGCCGGTCGAGGAGGCCCTGGAGGGCCGCGAGCTGTGGGCCACCGCCCAGTGCCGCCCGCACCCGACCGAGCCGCTGGACGACGCCGGCCAGGGCGACGCCTTCGTCTCCATCGCGTACTGCGCGATGCGGGCCGTGGTCGACGTGGACATCGAACTCGGCGCGGTCCGGGTGGTCGACGTGACCGTCGCCCAGGACGTCGGCCGCGCGCTGAACCCGCGACAGATCGAGGACCGCATCGAGGCGGGCGTCGCCCAGGGCGTCGGACTCGCCCTGCTGGAGGACCTCCGGATCGAGGGCGGCCGCCCGGTCAACCCCTCGCTCACCGGCTACCGGCTGCCCACCTCGCTGGACACCCCGGACATCCGGATCGCCGCCCTGGTGGAGGA
- a CDS encoding NAD-dependent malic enzyme, with amino-acid sequence MATVPSVSNSITVRLEVPATGNAVSSITTAVESSGGSVTGLDVTASGLEALRIDVTVAATSVAHGEEIVEKLRAIDGVAIGKVSDRTFLMHLGGKIEMSSKLPIRNRDDLSMIYTPGVARVCLAIAENPEDARRLTIKRNSVAVVTDGSAVLGLGNIGPKAALPVMEGKAALFKRFAGIDAWPICLDTQDADEIVAIVKAIAPGFAGINLEDISAPRCFEIEARLREALDIPVFHDDQHGTAIVVLAALMNALRVVGKEIADIRVVMSGAGAAGTAILKLLMAAGVEHATVADVRGVVHLGRDDLNESLRWIAENTNRSGRTGSLKEAVADADVFIGVSAPNVLDGDDLATMADDAIVFALANPDPEVDPNVARETAAVVATGRSDFPNQINNVLVFPGVFRGLLDAQSHTVNTDMMLAAARALATTVGDDQLNPNYIIPSVFHPDVAKTVAAAVREAAVAARGDVPAAPVKPTAGIVGTLDTAQFPAVQL; translated from the coding sequence ATGGCGACGGTGCCAAGTGTCTCCAACTCGATCACGGTCCGGCTGGAGGTCCCGGCCACCGGCAACGCCGTGAGCTCCATCACCACCGCCGTCGAGTCCTCCGGGGGATCGGTCACCGGCCTCGACGTCACCGCCTCCGGCCTGGAGGCGCTGCGGATCGACGTGACGGTCGCGGCCACCTCGGTCGCGCACGGCGAGGAGATCGTCGAGAAGCTCCGGGCGATCGACGGCGTGGCCATCGGCAAGGTCTCGGACCGCACCTTCTTGATGCACCTCGGCGGCAAGATCGAGATGTCCTCGAAGCTGCCGATCCGCAACCGCGACGACCTCTCGATGATCTACACCCCGGGTGTCGCCCGGGTCTGCCTGGCGATCGCCGAGAACCCCGAGGACGCCCGCCGCCTCACCATCAAGCGCAACTCCGTCGCCGTGGTCACCGACGGCTCGGCCGTGCTGGGCCTGGGGAACATCGGCCCCAAGGCCGCGCTGCCGGTGATGGAGGGCAAGGCCGCCCTGTTCAAGCGCTTCGCCGGCATCGACGCCTGGCCGATCTGCCTGGACACCCAGGACGCCGACGAGATCGTCGCCATCGTCAAGGCGATCGCCCCCGGCTTCGCGGGCATCAACCTGGAGGACATCTCCGCGCCGCGCTGCTTCGAGATCGAGGCCCGGCTGCGCGAGGCGCTGGACATCCCGGTCTTCCACGACGACCAGCACGGCACCGCGATCGTGGTGCTGGCCGCGCTGATGAACGCCCTGCGGGTGGTCGGCAAGGAGATCGCCGACATCCGCGTGGTGATGTCCGGCGCCGGTGCGGCCGGCACCGCGATCCTCAAGCTGCTGATGGCCGCCGGCGTGGAGCACGCCACCGTGGCGGACGTCCGCGGCGTGGTCCACCTGGGCCGGGACGACCTCAACGAGAGCCTGCGCTGGATCGCCGAGAACACCAACCGCTCGGGCCGCACCGGCAGCCTCAAGGAGGCCGTGGCCGACGCCGACGTCTTCATCGGCGTCTCCGCCCCGAACGTGCTGGACGGCGACGACCTGGCCACCATGGCCGACGACGCGATCGTCTTCGCGCTGGCCAACCCGGACCCGGAGGTCGACCCCAACGTCGCCCGGGAGACCGCCGCCGTGGTCGCCACCGGCCGCAGCGACTTCCCGAACCAGATCAACAACGTCCTGGTCTTCCCCGGCGTCTTCCGCGGCCTGCTGGACGCGCAGAGCCACACCGTCAACACCGACATGATGCTGGCCGCCGCCCGGGCGCTGGCCACCACGGTCGGCGACGACCAGCTGAACCCGAACTACATCATCCCCAGCGTCTTCCACCCGGACGTGGCCAAGACCGTCGCGGCGGCCGTCCGGGAGGCCGCCGTGGCGGCCCGTGGCGACGTCCCGGCGGCCCCGGTGAAGCCCACCGCGGGGATCGTCGGCACGCTGGACACCGCACAGTTCCCCGCCGTTCAGCTCTGA